The Natrinema amylolyticum genome includes the window AGTTCGTTGAAAGGAATGTTTTCGCTATCCGGAATGTGGCTGTGTTCGAAGCTCCGCTCGTCACGGATGTCGACGATGCGAACGTCGGCATCCTCCTCGAGGAGTTCCTTGACCTCGTCCGTGGAGATTTCGCCGTCCATTACCGTGCTATTGCGCATCGACGCGAATAAGAACAGGGGTTCGGACCGGGAGCGGGATCCGTCGGCGATTCGGCCGCGAACCGGTTCCGATCGATAGATCAGGACCGGATGGTCAGAACAGAAAACATATACGTGAATTGTTGTATATTTCCGATAATGGTCCCACTGACTGCCCTCTTCCCGATGCAAGCCGGCAGCGGCGGAGTACTGCTCATCGGCCTGCTCCTGGTCGTTATCCAGATCGCTGCGCTGGTATGGGTGTACACCGATGCACAGTCGAACAGCCCCCATAGTGCGGCGCTCTGGACGCTCGTCGTCTTCTTCGGCGGGCTTCTGGGTCTGCTGCTCTATATCCTCATTGGAAGAGAAGATCGGAGGGGGCGTTCGAGCCGTCAGACGCAGTTCTAAAGCGGCCAGTCCTCGAGTCCGCGGAGCCGCGTTCCCGCG containing:
- a CDS encoding PLDc N-terminal domain-containing protein, with amino-acid sequence MVPLTALFPMQAGSGGVLLIGLLLVVIQIAALVWVYTDAQSNSPHSAALWTLVVFFGGLLGLLLYILIGREDRRGRSSRQTQF